One stretch of Siphonobacter curvatus DNA includes these proteins:
- a CDS encoding Ppx/GppA phosphatase family protein produces the protein MKLAAIDIGSNAARLQISKVLDNEGVLTFKKVEYVRFPLRLGMDVFTTGSISAEGEVRLYKMLHSFKLLIELHECKDYLICATSAMREASNASDIVTRIEGQLDMKIHIIEGAKEAELINNVVVQSLDTDTNYLHVDVGGGSSELNLYVNRQKVASRSFKIGSVRLLEGKEQKSDWEKMQRWIQDHIGPKQAGIRAIGTGGNINKLFNLAKTRVTESSMGIEELERIQKYVSSYSLEDRINKLQLNPDRADVIVPASEIYLSAMRWSGATEILVPDLGLKDGIIQYVYDRYQHRKRKKDTDPIL, from the coding sequence ATGAAACTAGCAGCGATCGACATTGGCTCTAACGCCGCCCGTCTGCAAATCTCCAAAGTACTGGACAATGAGGGCGTTCTGACCTTCAAAAAAGTAGAATATGTACGCTTCCCCCTACGCTTGGGAATGGACGTATTTACGACGGGTTCGATCAGTGCCGAAGGCGAAGTACGGCTTTATAAAATGCTTCATTCATTCAAGCTTCTGATTGAACTGCATGAGTGTAAAGATTACCTGATTTGTGCAACTTCGGCCATGCGGGAGGCTTCTAATGCCAGTGATATTGTCACGCGGATCGAAGGTCAGCTCGATATGAAAATTCACATCATCGAAGGAGCGAAAGAAGCCGAACTGATCAACAACGTTGTGGTTCAGTCCCTAGATACGGATACCAATTACCTGCACGTAGATGTGGGCGGCGGATCGAGCGAGCTGAACCTGTACGTGAACCGGCAGAAAGTCGCGAGCCGTTCGTTTAAAATCGGCTCCGTACGCTTACTGGAAGGGAAAGAGCAGAAATCCGACTGGGAGAAAATGCAACGCTGGATTCAGGACCACATCGGGCCGAAACAGGCCGGTATCCGGGCAATTGGTACGGGTGGAAATATCAATAAGCTATTCAATCTGGCTAAGACCCGCGTTACCGAATCCAGCATGGGCATTGAAGAATTGGAGCGGATTCAAAAATACGTAAGCTCCTACTCACTGGAAGATCGCATTAATAAACTTCAGCTCAACCCCGACCGGGCGGACGTGATTGTACCGGCTTCTGAAATCTATCTCTCAGCCATGCGTTGGTCCGGAGCGACGGAAATCCTGGTACCGGATCTGGGATTGAAAGACGGCATTATTCAGTACGTATACGATCGCTACCAGCATCGGAAACGCAAAAAAGACACCGATCCTATTCTTTAA
- a CDS encoding ArnT family glycosyltransferase produces the protein MHAERFLFSPIYWVMWLALAAVYIIGLFVPLFDTDPAHHALIALHMVETNDWVSLIDRGRDYLDKPHLLFWLSALSFKTFGINTFAYKLPSMLASIVGFYSAFRLGKLLYSEAVGRLAALIYASCYAQFLSNQDVRMDALLTACMVFSVWMLLAFVREGKRKYALGSALGLALGFATKGGIGLAMPLMALGFQLLYERNWKAIFQWSWVFIGFSFLVFISPILYCYYLQFDLHPEKVIRGMTGLSGIKFILLGQSVERFQGEAWGSSGSNDYFFFFHTLLWSCLPWAFLIYWSLFRAIRNFKAQKEVLTLGIIVSMMLILSMAQYKLPHYLNLLYPYLAIQLSGQLLSSSEKTIRSLMIVQAVVVTLMMGITIYLNTVITPIPGLLNQLVALAVAGFLLYLSIRQSPVFVRLVAVSLAGISITFMSLSANAYPYLFRYDSGYEFARTADPAVRDSFSFYRIYSYTFDFYTQKLHPPLPEGKIPETRWILTDSTGLAELRQAGVKMAQIRSNPHFHLSTLNGEFLNPATRLQACERRYLIERY, from the coding sequence ATGCACGCTGAACGTTTTTTATTTAGTCCGATCTACTGGGTCATGTGGCTGGCTCTGGCCGCCGTATATATCATTGGTTTATTCGTTCCCCTATTCGATACCGACCCGGCTCACCACGCCCTGATTGCCCTGCACATGGTTGAAACCAATGACTGGGTTAGCCTCATTGACCGGGGCCGGGATTACCTGGATAAACCGCACCTGCTTTTCTGGTTGAGTGCTCTTTCCTTCAAAACGTTTGGAATAAACACCTTTGCGTATAAACTTCCCTCCATGCTGGCTTCCATCGTGGGTTTTTACTCGGCTTTTCGGTTGGGTAAACTCCTGTATTCGGAAGCGGTAGGCCGACTGGCTGCTTTGATTTACGCCTCCTGCTACGCTCAGTTCCTATCCAATCAGGACGTACGGATGGATGCTCTGCTGACGGCCTGTATGGTGTTTTCCGTCTGGATGTTACTGGCTTTCGTCCGCGAAGGCAAACGCAAATACGCCCTGGGTTCGGCTCTGGGACTGGCTCTGGGTTTTGCGACCAAAGGGGGAATTGGCCTGGCCATGCCGTTGATGGCGTTAGGATTTCAGCTATTGTACGAACGCAACTGGAAGGCTATTTTTCAGTGGAGCTGGGTCTTCATCGGTTTTTCGTTTCTGGTTTTTATCAGTCCAATCCTGTATTGCTACTATCTGCAATTTGATTTACATCCCGAGAAAGTCATTCGCGGGATGACGGGCCTTTCGGGTATTAAGTTCATTCTGCTGGGACAAAGCGTCGAACGTTTTCAGGGTGAAGCCTGGGGAAGTTCGGGTTCCAACGACTACTTCTTCTTTTTCCATACCCTCCTGTGGTCGTGTCTGCCCTGGGCCTTTCTGATCTACTGGTCGCTCTTTCGGGCAATACGAAATTTCAAAGCTCAGAAAGAAGTACTCACGTTGGGAATTATCGTCTCGATGATGCTGATTCTCTCGATGGCTCAGTACAAATTGCCGCATTACCTGAATCTGCTGTACCCGTATCTGGCGATTCAGCTCAGTGGGCAATTGTTGTCAAGTTCCGAGAAAACCATCCGTTCGCTCATGATCGTGCAGGCGGTAGTGGTTACGCTCATGATGGGGATTACGATTTACTTGAATACGGTGATTACGCCCATTCCTGGACTCCTCAACCAACTGGTTGCTTTAGCCGTAGCAGGATTTCTTTTGTATCTGAGCATTCGTCAATCGCCGGTTTTTGTTCGTTTAGTCGCGGTTTCGCTGGCGGGGATTTCGATTACCTTTATGTCGCTAAGTGCCAACGCCTATCCGTACCTATTCCGCTATGATTCGGGATACGAATTTGCCCGAACCGCTGATCCGGCCGTTCGGGATTCATTCAGTTTCTACCGGATTTACAGTTACACGTTTGACTTTTATACCCAAAAGTTACATCCACCGCTACCCGAAGGTAAAATACCCGAGACCCGTTGGATATTAACGGATTCGACGGGCCTGGCCGAGCTACGGCAGGCGGGTGTGAAAATGGCCCAGATTCGCTCCAATCCGCATTTTCATTTATCGACGCTGAACGGTGAATTTTTGAACCCAGCCACCCGATTACAAGCCTGCGAACGACGCTATTTAATTGAACGCTATTAA
- a CDS encoding GDP-mannose 4,6-dehydratase — protein sequence MKTIKQYLITGGAGFIGSHLAERLLSQPGVAVTCIDNFDDFYPVSQKRENLKGLLENPNFQFVEADISQQDYLLDALKGQSFEAIIHLAAKAGVRKSIESTRPYYESNVMGTLSLLEVARHLSIQKFIFASSSSVYGQNPNVPWKESDTNLLPISPYASSKISGEMLGRTYAHLHGIQFLALRFFTVYGSRQRPDLAIHKFAELILDAKPITLYGDGSTRRDYTHVSDIVTGIEQALAYEKPGFETFNLASGKPLTLRKLVASLEVALGREAIYEYREEQPGDVSQTYADLSKSQELLGYQPTVTMEEGLKEFVRWKTSLPHLTH from the coding sequence ATGAAAACTATAAAACAGTACCTTATCACCGGAGGGGCAGGTTTTATCGGTAGTCATCTCGCCGAGCGGTTGCTTTCGCAACCCGGCGTGGCCGTTACCTGTATTGACAACTTCGATGATTTTTACCCCGTATCCCAGAAACGCGAGAATCTGAAAGGTCTGCTTGAAAACCCGAATTTTCAGTTTGTTGAAGCCGATATCAGTCAGCAGGACTACCTGCTTGACGCGTTGAAAGGACAATCGTTTGAGGCCATCATTCACCTGGCTGCCAAAGCGGGCGTCCGCAAGAGTATTGAGTCTACACGTCCGTACTACGAATCGAACGTGATGGGTACGCTTTCGCTGTTGGAAGTAGCCCGGCATTTATCCATTCAGAAGTTTATTTTCGCTTCCTCTTCCAGCGTGTACGGTCAGAATCCGAACGTTCCCTGGAAAGAATCCGATACGAATCTGTTACCGATCAGTCCGTACGCTTCCTCGAAAATCTCGGGGGAAATGCTGGGTCGCACCTACGCTCATTTGCACGGCATCCAGTTTCTGGCTCTTCGCTTTTTCACTGTATACGGCTCCCGGCAACGGCCTGATTTAGCCATTCATAAATTTGCCGAACTCATTCTAGACGCTAAACCCATTACGTTGTACGGCGACGGCAGTACGCGTCGCGACTATACACATGTTAGCGACATCGTAACGGGTATTGAGCAAGCTCTGGCGTATGAAAAGCCCGGCTTTGAAACATTTAACCTTGCTTCGGGGAAACCTCTTACCTTACGCAAGCTGGTCGCTTCACTCGAAGTAGCACTGGGCCGTGAAGCCATTTACGAATACCGGGAAGAGCAGCCCGGCGATGTTTCGCAAACCTACGCAGACCTCAGTAAATCGCAGGAGTTGCTGGGTTATCAACCCACAGTGACGATGGAAGAAGGGCTGAAAGAATTTGTTCGCTGGAAGACGTCCCTTCCCCACTTAACTCATTGA
- a CDS encoding DUF4082 domain-containing protein translates to MKTRSLFLVAFALLLSCKDKGEDTKPQENPISTFLKGTDVTSDQYNNGRWEVGIYFSASVPGKVTQVGAKMPEVGTYTVTLWDAANQSILRQKAVEVDSPEKLVLIPIDPLEITDATKKYVVSINNLSMGVAKKYYVYKKGTTDFMPFVQGSILFHNEGERVVPSGSTASVFPTTMKKNSVIGIPEITFVPN, encoded by the coding sequence ATGAAAACCCGATCTCTTTTTTTAGTCGCCTTCGCACTGTTGCTCAGCTGTAAGGATAAAGGCGAAGACACCAAGCCTCAAGAAAACCCGATCTCTACGTTTCTGAAAGGCACAGACGTCACCTCGGATCAATACAACAATGGCCGCTGGGAAGTTGGCATTTACTTCAGTGCTTCGGTTCCCGGAAAAGTCACGCAGGTAGGAGCAAAAATGCCCGAAGTAGGTACGTATACCGTTACGCTCTGGGATGCAGCTAACCAAAGTATTTTACGCCAGAAAGCGGTAGAAGTCGATTCCCCCGAAAAGCTAGTTCTAATTCCCATCGATCCGCTGGAAATTACGGATGCTACAAAGAAATACGTCGTGAGTATCAACAACCTTTCGATGGGCGTAGCCAAGAAGTACTACGTTTATAAAAAAGGCACGACTGATTTTATGCCTTTTGTCCAGGGAAGTATTCTCTTTCATAACGAAGGCGAACGAGTCGTTCCCAGTGGCTCTACGGCTTCAGTATTCCCCACAACCATGAAAAAGAATTCTGTCATCGGTATTCCCGAAATCACCTTCGTCCCGAATTAA
- a CDS encoding polyprenyl synthetase family protein: protein MSLSIQQIQAPINAEMKAFEGKFREFMKSDVMLLDQIMNYIVRRKGKQIRPMFVFLAAGTCGTINESTYRGASLIELIHTATLVHDDVVDDSNYRRGFFSVNALWKNKIAVLVGDYLLSRSLFLAVDNEDFDFLKLINRSVKEMSEGELMQIEKARRLDITEEVYFEIIRQKTATLIAACCAVGARSVQQTKEMVERMRLFGEKVGIAFQIKDDLFDYGDAEIGKPVGIDIKEKKMTLPLIYALNRADWLTKRRIINTIKNDSENPKKVGEVIDFVKSSGGIEYATQVMQRYVNEALTILSEFPANIYRESLQNLVQFTIERTK from the coding sequence ATGAGTCTTTCCATACAACAAATACAGGCTCCCATCAATGCTGAAATGAAGGCATTTGAGGGAAAATTTCGAGAGTTCATGAAAAGCGACGTTATGTTGCTCGATCAGATCATGAACTACATTGTTCGGCGAAAAGGGAAACAAATTCGGCCCATGTTTGTCTTTCTGGCGGCGGGTACCTGCGGGACGATCAATGAATCGACCTACCGGGGAGCTTCGCTGATTGAACTCATTCATACCGCAACGCTGGTACACGACGACGTGGTGGATGATTCGAATTACCGCCGGGGATTCTTTTCGGTCAATGCCCTCTGGAAGAATAAAATTGCCGTGCTCGTGGGTGATTACCTGTTGTCGCGGAGTCTGTTTTTGGCCGTGGACAACGAAGACTTCGATTTTCTCAAACTCATCAACCGTTCGGTGAAGGAGATGTCGGAAGGGGAGTTGATGCAGATCGAAAAAGCTCGCCGGCTGGATATTACCGAAGAAGTGTACTTCGAAATTATCCGTCAGAAAACGGCGACCCTGATTGCGGCCTGCTGTGCGGTGGGAGCCCGGTCGGTTCAGCAAACCAAGGAAATGGTGGAGCGAATGCGGCTATTTGGCGAAAAAGTGGGGATTGCCTTTCAAATCAAAGACGACCTTTTTGATTACGGCGACGCTGAAATCGGTAAACCCGTTGGGATCGATATTAAGGAAAAGAAAATGACGCTGCCGCTGATCTACGCCCTGAATCGGGCCGACTGGCTGACGAAACGGCGGATTATCAATACCATCAAAAACGATTCGGAGAACCCGAAAAAAGTAGGAGAAGTCATTGATTTCGTCAAAAGCTCCGGCGGCATCGAGTACGCCACGCAGGTCATGCAACGCTACGTCAACGAAGCCCTGACCATCCTGAGCGAGTTTCCGGCGAACATCTACCGGGAATCACTCCAGAATCTGGTTCAGTTTACCATCGAACGGACTAAATAA
- a CDS encoding lysylphosphatidylglycerol synthase transmembrane domain-containing protein codes for MSKLSPAVKTILKLLLTSLALGWLAYQMDWERIWPLLRRAQWGWILVALVLYNVSQLLSTSRFQQHLKAVPLAEPFSFLLRLYYRSMFFNLFLPGGIGGDGYKAWLLRTRHQTDYRLILSVLLLDRGSGMLAITFLIALLGGSSTWLTSQFGLPYGWLSGLALLVGAGGWGVYRLFFRKFVAMFPAAFSLSLGVQSTQVIVILLLLRSIGVTDHSLEYGLVFLVSSIASVLPLTVGGIGVREFVFLTAAEYLPIQSDQAVLASLLFFFINALSSSLGAFITLPERPETRD; via the coding sequence TTGAGTAAGTTATCACCCGCCGTTAAAACCATCCTGAAGCTACTGCTTACGAGCTTGGCTTTAGGATGGCTAGCGTATCAAATGGACTGGGAGCGAATCTGGCCCCTACTCCGTCGAGCCCAGTGGGGCTGGATTTTAGTCGCTCTGGTGCTGTATAACGTTTCACAGTTGTTGAGTACGAGTCGCTTTCAGCAACACCTGAAAGCGGTTCCCCTAGCAGAGCCTTTCTCCTTTTTGCTGCGATTGTACTATCGCTCGATGTTTTTCAATCTGTTTTTACCGGGGGGCATTGGTGGCGATGGCTACAAAGCCTGGCTGTTGCGTACCCGTCACCAGACCGATTATCGACTGATTCTTTCGGTATTATTGCTGGACCGGGGCAGCGGCATGCTGGCCATTACCTTTCTGATTGCCCTGCTGGGTGGTTCGAGCACCTGGCTGACGAGCCAGTTTGGATTACCGTACGGCTGGCTGTCGGGGCTGGCTCTGCTCGTGGGAGCGGGCGGCTGGGGCGTATACCGTTTGTTCTTTCGGAAATTTGTAGCCATGTTTCCCGCTGCTTTTTCACTTTCACTGGGTGTTCAGTCCACGCAGGTAATCGTCATTCTGCTGTTACTGCGATCCATCGGTGTAACGGATCATTCGCTGGAATACGGACTGGTTTTTCTGGTTTCTTCCATCGCTTCTGTACTTCCCCTGACTGTGGGTGGCATTGGCGTTCGGGAATTTGTCTTTCTGACGGCGGCGGAGTACCTGCCCATTCAGTCCGATCAGGCGGTACTGGCCAGTCTGCTGTTTTTCTTTATTAATGCCCTGAGTTCTTCCTTGGGTGCCTTTATCACGTTGCCCGAGCGGCCCGAAACGCGTGATTAA
- a CDS encoding ArnT family glycosyltransferase, translating into MLYSLDEAKNAECAREMYERQDWVVPTFNGQLRTDKPPLHYWVMMGSYALFGVSEFSARLGSILCGMGTILLIFAFAWRHFNARVAWISALVLLASLHVGVQFRMAVPDPYLIFFLTLAWVSFYGWYQQRKKILNLAIFYTSLGMGILAKGPVALVLIFAAIGLFLLFQGAFRKVFRLWLVPGLAWTLVLALPWYLYVHEATSGAWTEGFFLKHNLERFKAPMEGHGGFFLITPLYVLIGLLPFSIFIPQAFVRAWKQRKEVPSLAFGLSIAIVVIGFFSFSGTKLFNYTVPSYPFVAVLIAAFLDSVLDQEMAWKKLRPSLITYGVLAALLPVAFYLGLRLDPVVSHLAGWAIIFLTFPLGAAAAWYRFRHGEFSRTMLALAGSFVVTAVLFFQLAYPIIDRENPVNQTISSINPEEKVIAYKQFNPAYVFYLNRSVDVVNTPEALQEVLSTEPSVIVISRTEFLPELSTFSELQELARKRDLFETPTTILFRKTPPPLPRSL; encoded by the coding sequence ATGTTGTATTCCCTCGATGAGGCAAAAAACGCCGAGTGTGCTCGCGAGATGTACGAACGACAGGATTGGGTCGTACCCACCTTCAACGGACAACTTCGCACCGATAAACCGCCCCTGCACTACTGGGTGATGATGGGAAGCTACGCTTTGTTTGGCGTCAGTGAATTTTCGGCACGACTGGGTTCCATCCTCTGCGGCATGGGTACCATTCTCCTGATTTTCGCTTTTGCTTGGCGTCATTTCAATGCCCGGGTCGCTTGGATTTCAGCATTAGTATTGTTGGCTTCCCTGCATGTTGGGGTGCAGTTTCGCATGGCAGTACCCGACCCGTACCTGATTTTTTTCCTGACCCTGGCCTGGGTATCGTTCTACGGCTGGTATCAGCAACGAAAAAAAATACTCAATCTGGCGATTTTTTATACGTCACTGGGCATGGGGATACTGGCTAAAGGTCCCGTGGCTCTGGTACTCATCTTCGCGGCGATTGGCTTGTTTCTGCTCTTTCAAGGAGCTTTCAGAAAAGTGTTCCGCTTATGGTTAGTACCCGGTCTAGCCTGGACGCTGGTACTGGCCTTACCCTGGTATCTGTATGTACACGAAGCCACCTCGGGTGCTTGGACCGAAGGATTTTTTCTAAAGCACAACCTCGAACGCTTTAAAGCCCCCATGGAAGGGCACGGCGGATTTTTCCTCATTACCCCCTTATACGTATTGATTGGACTATTACCTTTTTCAATCTTTATTCCGCAAGCCTTCGTACGGGCCTGGAAACAACGTAAGGAAGTACCAAGCCTGGCTTTTGGACTTAGTATCGCCATCGTCGTGATTGGATTTTTCAGTTTTTCGGGGACGAAGCTTTTTAACTATACTGTTCCGAGTTATCCCTTCGTGGCGGTACTGATTGCGGCTTTTCTGGATTCGGTACTTGATCAGGAAATGGCCTGGAAAAAACTGCGGCCTTCGCTCATTACCTATGGTGTACTCGCTGCCTTACTACCCGTAGCCTTTTACCTGGGTTTACGGCTTGATCCGGTGGTGTCACATCTGGCGGGCTGGGCGATTATCTTTCTGACCTTCCCCCTCGGAGCGGCGGCGGCCTGGTATCGATTCCGACACGGCGAATTTAGCCGTACGATGCTGGCATTGGCGGGATCATTTGTGGTAACAGCCGTTTTGTTTTTCCAACTGGCTTATCCCATCATCGATCGAGAGAATCCAGTCAATCAGACCATTAGTTCGATCAATCCGGAAGAAAAAGTTATCGCTTATAAGCAGTTCAATCCGGCGTATGTTTTTTATCTGAATCGATCGGTAGACGTCGTAAATACTCCGGAAGCTTTACAGGAAGTCCTCAGTACTGAGCCTTCGGTAATCGTGATTTCTCGGACGGAGTTTCTGCCAGAGTTGTCAACGTTTTCTGAACTACAGGAATTAGCTCGAAAGCGGGATCTTTTTGAAACCCCTACGACCATTTTGTTCCGAAAAACGCCGCCCCCGTTACCCCGTTCTTTGTAA
- a CDS encoding alpha/beta fold hydrolase yields MKLFFRQAGESGPAIVILHGVFGSADNWLTVGKQIAEKGFRVFMLDQRNHGRSPWSDDFGYEEMAEDLHEFIQDQQLTDPLLIGHSMGGKTVMQFALNYPEAWQKMVVVDIAPRFYPVHHTGILKGMNLMPLATIKNRQDAETFFTQYEDHPGTRAFVLKNLARADEGGFTWRLNLPVITREIETVGSELSGIHSVSKPVLFLRGELSSYITEEDEKEIYRIFPNARVETIAGASHWVQADQPQAFIEAVMNFVKE; encoded by the coding sequence ATGAAATTATTTTTTCGGCAAGCGGGCGAAAGCGGCCCGGCCATCGTGATTTTACACGGCGTATTTGGCTCGGCCGACAACTGGCTGACCGTAGGCAAGCAGATTGCTGAAAAAGGTTTTCGGGTATTCATGCTCGATCAACGCAATCACGGCCGTTCTCCCTGGAGTGATGACTTTGGGTACGAGGAAATGGCGGAAGATTTGCACGAATTTATTCAGGATCAGCAACTCACCGATCCCCTGCTGATTGGCCATTCCATGGGCGGAAAAACGGTCATGCAGTTTGCCCTCAACTATCCGGAGGCTTGGCAGAAGATGGTTGTCGTCGATATTGCTCCGCGGTTTTATCCCGTCCACCATACCGGCATTCTGAAGGGCATGAACCTGATGCCACTGGCGACTATCAAAAACCGTCAGGACGCCGAAACCTTTTTTACCCAGTACGAAGATCACCCCGGTACCCGAGCTTTTGTCCTTAAAAACTTGGCTCGTGCCGATGAGGGGGGCTTTACCTGGCGACTGAATCTGCCCGTCATCACGCGGGAAATTGAAACCGTGGGTAGTGAACTGAGCGGCATTCATTCCGTTTCGAAACCCGTGCTGTTCTTACGTGGTGAACTTTCTTCGTACATCACTGAAGAAGATGAAAAGGAGATCTACCGGATTTTTCCGAACGCTCGCGTGGAAACCATCGCCGGAGCCAGTCACTGGGTACAGGCCGACCAGCCCCAGGCGTTTATCGAGGCGGTCATGAACTTTGTGAAGGAGTAG
- a CDS encoding OsmC family protein: MMIKRNATAVWKGSGKEGSGALTTASTVLDSTQYSFNTRFADGKGTNPEELIAAAHAGCFAMKLSFDLNEAGFTADEINAKATVVLDPSKGEVTESNIVLTAKIPNITEEQFQQIAAGAKANCPISKLLKASISLEATLA, encoded by the coding sequence ATCATGATCAAACGTAATGCTACAGCTGTTTGGAAAGGCAGCGGAAAAGAAGGTTCAGGAGCGTTGACGACCGCTAGCACAGTGCTCGACAGCACTCAGTACTCATTCAATACGCGTTTTGCGGATGGTAAGGGTACGAACCCTGAAGAACTCATTGCGGCAGCTCACGCGGGCTGTTTCGCAATGAAATTGAGCTTTGACCTGAATGAAGCGGGTTTTACGGCCGATGAAATCAACGCGAAAGCCACTGTGGTACTCGATCCTTCCAAAGGCGAAGTCACAGAAAGTAATATCGTTCTGACGGCAAAAATTCCCAATATCACTGAAGAACAATTCCAGCAAATCGCGGCTGGAGCGAAAGCGAACTGCCCCATTTCGAAATTACTGAAGGCTTCTATTTCACTGGAGGCTACCCTGGCTTAG
- a CDS encoding glycosyltransferase family 2 protein produces MQTAPLLSLVITLLNEEDNIQPLLQRVREAMQGLDYELILVDDGSTDATIPRIKQYADDRVRLVVLNRNYGQTTAMSAGIAEAKAPYIVTLDGDLQNDPADIPIMLEKLQREGWDVVAGVRAKRQDGMLLRKVPSKIANAMIRKMTGVYLHDYGCTLKIFRRQIAQHLGLYGELHRFIPVLAAMQGAKMTEMPVRHHARQFGKSKYGLGRTFKVMSDLLLMVFFQKYFRRPMHLFGPIGILTFLFGALISLYLLGVKLTGEDIGTRPLLTVAVVTLLAGLQIITFGFMAEIMMRTYYESGTKSTYLVRELYSASSPVSTLE; encoded by the coding sequence ATGCAAACGGCACCGCTTCTTTCCCTGGTTATTACGCTTTTAAACGAAGAAGACAATATACAACCCTTGCTGCAACGCGTACGCGAAGCCATGCAGGGTTTGGATTATGAATTGATTTTGGTGGACGACGGCTCTACTGACGCCACCATTCCCCGGATTAAACAGTATGCCGACGACCGCGTACGACTGGTAGTACTGAACCGCAACTACGGTCAGACAACGGCCATGTCGGCGGGTATTGCCGAGGCCAAAGCTCCCTACATTGTAACCCTGGACGGTGACTTACAGAACGATCCCGCCGATATTCCCATCATGCTCGAAAAACTGCAGCGGGAAGGCTGGGACGTCGTCGCTGGCGTACGGGCCAAACGGCAGGACGGCATGTTGTTACGGAAGGTTCCCAGCAAGATTGCCAATGCCATGATTCGTAAAATGACGGGTGTATACCTTCATGATTACGGCTGTACACTGAAGATTTTCCGCCGGCAAATTGCCCAGCACCTGGGACTGTACGGTGAACTACACCGCTTCATTCCGGTACTGGCCGCTATGCAGGGTGCCAAGATGACAGAAATGCCGGTACGCCACCACGCCCGGCAATTTGGCAAATCGAAATATGGCTTGGGACGTACCTTTAAAGTCATGTCCGATTTGTTACTGATGGTCTTTTTCCAGAAGTATTTCCGCCGACCGATGCACTTGTTCGGCCCCATCGGTATTCTGACGTTTTTGTTTGGAGCGTTGATCAGTCTGTATCTGCTGGGCGTAAAACTGACTGGCGAAGATATCGGTACACGTCCCTTGCTGACGGTAGCCGTCGTTACCCTACTGGCTGGCTTACAAATCATTACCTTCGGTTTCATGGCCGAAATCATGATGCGAACGTACTACGAATCGGGTACCAAGTCTACCTATCTCGTTCGTGAATTGTACTCGGCTTCTTCCCCCGTTTCTACCCTTGAGTAA